From a single Papaver somniferum cultivar HN1 unplaced genomic scaffold, ASM357369v1 unplaced-scaffold_133, whole genome shotgun sequence genomic region:
- the LOC113333789 gene encoding uncharacterized protein LOC113333789 isoform X2 — protein sequence MESFREDQETLEVYSGENRYYVSQDACTFKSKYRFSYFMRQQLVAYTTSKVWVQDSRVQAVVIQISGGTISGKQFYDQRLELYCMLMNLQYTSRTRCRGS from the exons TTCGGGAAGATCAAGAGACACTGGAGGTATATAGTGGCGAGAATCGTTACTATGTTTCTCAG gATGCATGTACGTTTAAATCGAAATATAGATTCAGCTACTTTATGCGGCAACAATTAGTAGCTTATACAACCAGCAAAGTGTGGGTTCAAGATTCAAGAGTGCAAGCAGTTGTGATACAGATATCTGGCG GTACTATATCTGGCAAGCAATTTTACGATCAAAGATTGGAACTGTATTGCATGCTAATGAACTTACAATACACTTCAAG AACAAGATGCCGTGGAAGCTGA
- the LOC113333789 gene encoding uncharacterized protein LOC113333789 isoform X1, with protein sequence MESFREDQETLEVYSGENRYYVSQDACTFKSKYRFSYFMRQQLVAYTTSKVWVQDSRVQAVVIQISGGNVKMYYIWQAILRSKIGTVLHANELTIHFKNKMPWKLKWGRNLMVWPNIYLQDGNWIMVHEGSSNDISNGDVD encoded by the exons TTCGGGAAGATCAAGAGACACTGGAGGTATATAGTGGCGAGAATCGTTACTATGTTTCTCAG gATGCATGTACGTTTAAATCGAAATATAGATTCAGCTACTTTATGCGGCAACAATTAGTAGCTTATACAACCAGCAAAGTGTGGGTTCAAGATTCAAGAGTGCAAGCAGTTGTGATACAGATATCTGGCGGTAATGTAAAAAT GTACTATATCTGGCAAGCAATTTTACGATCAAAGATTGGAACTGTATTGCATGCTAATGAACTTACAATACACTTCAAG AACAAGATGCCGTGGAAGCTGAAATGGGGACGGAATCTGATGGTTTGGCctaatatatatcttcaagatgG AAATTGGATAATGGTGCATGAGGGATCGTCGAACGATATATCTAATGGAGATGTTGATTAA